In Posidoniimonas corsicana, a single genomic region encodes these proteins:
- a CDS encoding efflux RND transporter permease subunit codes for MNIVESLVRNPVKVSVGVLLLVLFGVVAMTQLPMQLTPEVETPTLTITTRWPGASPAEVEQEIVIEQEDQLKGVEGVQKMSSESKDSSGEITLEFAVGEDMDSALAKVTSALSQVPEYPEDVDLPVVSSANSSSRPIAWFILSALPATDEQILAFAEAHPALKSQLDRIAATENIGLRMHRLRELAAQHPEAAVLLPPPDLKVDHLRRFAEDELADRFKNVDGVAQSNVIGGLEEELQVIVDMERLAARQVTLTALRDVLRLENKNTSAGDIWDGKNRYVVRLDGRFDSPQRVLELPLAVREGAPVYVRDVADVRFGFKKPDGLVRRYGEENIAVNVVRETGANVIDVMAGLYETNDFLNREILNPKGLTLTQVYDETDYIESSVNLVQQNIFLGGALTMVVLMAFLHLGARTLVVAPMILASAIASVYLSPWWFALSLALIIASGLWFARGALVVGLAIPVSIIGTFLILRGLGRSLNVISLAGMAFAVGMLVDNAVVVLENIYRRYTSLGEAPLLASVRGTQEVWGAVVSSTLTTIAVFLPVVFVQEEAGQLFRDIALAISAAVGLSLIVSVTMIPTAASRLFHKRQAAPAGPPRPERHQPLISRALGRIGGALVGVVLATNRWAQGSTLRRLTTVVLLIGLAGGISWSLWPRVEYLPTGNRNLVIGFVVPPPGYNINQLLELGRTVEAELKPYWDVEPGVAPGDLDEPAIYDYFFVVRGRSVFMGVRAMNPLRSGELVGILGPALRAAPGAFGSVKQTSLFESGLTAGRTVDIEITGPDVEKLVGIGAQIMSPKAAGGYGVMQMYEGTQVFPKPSLDLSSPELHVTAKPLSARAVEMPAQDLGFAVNVLVDGAYVSDYYQGGKKIDLTVMSEGRFADRTQRLDSAPIATPDGQLVPLSAVANVRYGSGPEQINHREKIRSVTLQVTPPESVALEDVIKRIESEIVAPIRASGQLEGGYRIALAGTADKLSETWRALRFNVMLALLITYLLMAALFESWLYPLIIILSVPLGAAGGVLGLWILNWFVLQPLDVLTMLGFVVLIGTVVNNPILIVHQSLIHLREDGMTPRDAILQSVRTRIRPIFMTTTTTVLGLLPLVLFPGAGSELYRGIGSVVLGGLVVSTLFTLLLVPTLFSLLLRVAPVAAADELSPSHALPEGLSSQPEPARTVAV; via the coding sequence ATGAACATCGTCGAATCGCTCGTCCGAAACCCGGTGAAGGTCAGCGTCGGCGTGCTGCTGCTGGTGCTCTTCGGCGTGGTCGCCATGACCCAGCTGCCGATGCAGCTCACCCCCGAAGTCGAGACCCCCACCCTCACGATCACCACGCGTTGGCCGGGCGCGAGCCCCGCCGAGGTGGAGCAAGAGATCGTCATCGAGCAGGAAGACCAGCTCAAGGGCGTGGAGGGCGTGCAGAAGATGTCGTCGGAGAGCAAGGACTCTTCCGGCGAGATCACCCTCGAGTTCGCCGTCGGCGAGGACATGGACAGCGCGCTCGCCAAGGTGACCAGCGCGCTAAGCCAGGTGCCCGAGTACCCGGAAGATGTCGACCTGCCGGTGGTCTCTTCGGCCAACAGCTCGAGCCGCCCGATCGCGTGGTTCATCCTCAGCGCCCTGCCGGCCACCGACGAGCAGATCCTCGCGTTCGCGGAGGCCCACCCCGCCCTGAAGTCTCAGCTGGACCGCATTGCGGCCACCGAGAACATCGGCCTGCGGATGCACCGCCTGCGCGAGCTGGCCGCCCAGCACCCCGAGGCGGCCGTGCTCCTCCCGCCGCCGGACCTCAAGGTCGACCACCTCCGCCGCTTCGCCGAGGACGAACTCGCGGACCGCTTCAAGAACGTGGACGGGGTCGCCCAGTCGAACGTGATCGGCGGGCTGGAAGAGGAGCTGCAGGTCATTGTAGACATGGAGCGTCTGGCCGCCCGGCAGGTTACGCTCACCGCGCTGCGGGACGTGCTGCGGCTGGAGAACAAGAACACCTCGGCGGGCGACATCTGGGATGGAAAGAACCGCTATGTGGTGCGTCTGGACGGGCGGTTTGACTCGCCCCAACGCGTGCTGGAACTTCCGCTGGCCGTCCGCGAGGGGGCGCCGGTGTACGTCCGGGACGTCGCGGACGTGCGTTTCGGCTTCAAGAAGCCGGACGGCCTCGTCCGCCGGTACGGGGAAGAGAACATCGCGGTGAACGTCGTCCGCGAGACCGGCGCCAACGTCATCGACGTGATGGCCGGCCTGTACGAGACCAACGACTTCCTCAACCGCGAGATCCTCAACCCGAAGGGCCTCACCCTCACCCAGGTGTACGACGAGACCGACTACATCGAGTCCTCGGTCAACCTGGTGCAGCAGAACATCTTCCTCGGCGGCGCCCTGACAATGGTCGTGCTGATGGCGTTCCTGCACTTGGGCGCCCGTACGCTCGTCGTGGCGCCCATGATCCTGGCCTCGGCGATCGCGTCGGTCTACCTGAGCCCGTGGTGGTTTGCGTTGAGCCTGGCATTGATCATCGCGTCGGGTCTGTGGTTTGCCCGCGGCGCCCTGGTGGTCGGGCTGGCGATCCCGGTGAGCATCATCGGCACCTTCCTGATCCTCCGCGGCCTGGGGCGGTCGCTCAACGTGATCAGCCTGGCCGGCATGGCGTTCGCCGTCGGCATGCTGGTGGACAACGCGGTGGTGGTGCTGGAGAACATCTACCGCCGGTACACGTCACTCGGCGAGGCGCCGCTGCTGGCGTCGGTGCGGGGAACGCAGGAGGTGTGGGGCGCGGTGGTGTCGTCGACGCTGACCACCATCGCGGTCTTCCTGCCGGTGGTGTTCGTGCAGGAGGAAGCAGGGCAGCTGTTCCGCGACATCGCGTTGGCGATCAGCGCAGCGGTCGGCTTGTCGCTCATCGTGTCCGTGACGATGATCCCAACCGCCGCTTCTCGACTGTTCCACAAGCGGCAGGCTGCGCCGGCCGGTCCACCTCGGCCCGAACGCCACCAGCCGCTGATCTCCCGCGCGCTCGGTCGGATTGGCGGCGCCCTGGTCGGGGTCGTCTTGGCGACCAATCGTTGGGCCCAGGGCAGCACGCTCCGCCGGTTGACGACGGTCGTGCTGCTGATCGGCCTCGCCGGCGGCATCAGCTGGTCCCTGTGGCCGCGGGTGGAGTACCTGCCGACCGGCAACCGGAACCTGGTGATCGGCTTCGTTGTGCCGCCGCCGGGCTACAACATCAACCAGCTGCTAGAGCTGGGCCGCACGGTCGAGGCCGAGCTCAAACCCTACTGGGACGTCGAACCAGGCGTCGCCCCCGGGGACCTCGACGAACCCGCCATCTACGACTACTTCTTCGTGGTGCGCGGCCGCTCGGTATTCATGGGCGTGCGGGCGATGAACCCGCTGCGGTCCGGCGAGCTGGTGGGCATCCTGGGCCCCGCCCTCCGCGCCGCGCCCGGCGCGTTCGGCAGCGTAAAACAGACCAGCCTGTTCGAGAGCGGCCTGACAGCCGGCCGCACCGTGGACATCGAGATCACCGGCCCCGATGTCGAAAAGCTGGTGGGCATCGGCGCGCAGATTATGTCGCCCAAGGCGGCGGGCGGCTACGGCGTGATGCAGATGTACGAGGGCACCCAGGTGTTCCCCAAGCCGAGCCTCGACCTCTCCAGCCCCGAGCTGCACGTCACGGCCAAGCCGCTCAGCGCCCGTGCGGTGGAGATGCCGGCCCAAGACCTCGGCTTCGCGGTGAACGTGCTGGTCGACGGCGCCTACGTGAGCGATTACTACCAGGGCGGCAAGAAGATCGACCTGACCGTGATGAGCGAGGGACGCTTTGCCGACCGAACGCAGCGGCTGGACTCGGCGCCCATCGCCACGCCCGACGGCCAGTTGGTGCCGCTCAGCGCTGTGGCGAACGTCCGTTACGGCAGCGGTCCCGAGCAGATCAACCACCGGGAAAAGATCCGCTCGGTCACGCTGCAGGTGACGCCGCCGGAGTCCGTCGCACTCGAGGACGTCATCAAGCGGATCGAGTCCGAAATCGTAGCGCCGATCCGCGCCAGCGGCCAGCTCGAGGGCGGCTACCGCATCGCCCTCGCCGGCACCGCCGACAAGCTTAGTGAAACCTGGCGGGCGTTGCGGTTCAACGTCATGCTGGCGCTGCTGATCACGTACCTGCTGATGGCGGCGTTGTTCGAGTCGTGGCTGTACCCGCTGATCATCATCCTCAGCGTGCCGCTGGGCGCCGCGGGCGGGGTGCTCGGGCTGTGGATCTTGAACTGGTTCGTGCTCCAGCCGCTGGACGTGCTGACTATGCTCGGCTTCGTGGTGCTGATCGGCACCGTGGTGAACAACCCGATCCTGATTGTGCACCAGTCGTTGATCCACCTCCGCGAGGACGGCATGACGCCACGTGACGCCATCCTGCAGAGCGTCCGGACGCGCATCCGACCGATCTTCATGACCACCACCACCACCGTGCTGGGTCTGCTGCCGCTGGTGCTGTTCCCTGGCGCCGGCAGCGAGTTGTACCGCGGCATCGGCAGCGTCGTGCTGGGCGGTCTGGTCGTGTCGACGCTGTTCACGCTGCTGCTGGTTCCCACGCTGTTCAGCCTGCTGCTGCGGGTGGCGCCGGTCGCGGCGGCGGACGAGCTATCCCCCTCGCACGCGTTGCCGGAGGGGCTGTCTAGCCAGCCAGAGCCTGCGCGGACCGTCGCGGTCTGA
- a CDS encoding MarR family winged helix-turn-helix transcriptional regulator, whose protein sequence is MTNYDFEDSIGFWLAVTHQAYTRRLESTLAPHGITYRQAQVLGYLALEGPLFQADLAAKMLIEPPSLVGVIDRMEAAELIERQPCPDDRRKKMIHPLPGSNQVWKKVTRCAKNLRTEASEGLSDREQATLKRLLKKVRDNVA, encoded by the coding sequence GTGACCAACTACGACTTCGAAGACAGCATCGGCTTCTGGCTAGCGGTGACGCACCAGGCCTATACCCGGCGGCTCGAGTCCACGCTCGCCCCGCACGGCATCACGTACCGCCAGGCGCAGGTGCTGGGCTACTTGGCTTTAGAGGGGCCGCTCTTTCAGGCGGACCTGGCCGCCAAGATGCTGATCGAGCCCCCCAGCCTGGTTGGCGTGATCGATCGCATGGAGGCCGCCGAGCTCATCGAGCGGCAGCCCTGCCCCGATGACCGCCGCAAGAAGATGATCCACCCCCTGCCCGGTTCCAACCAGGTGTGGAAGAAAGTCACCCGGTGCGCCAAGAACCTCCGCACCGAGGCGTCGGAGGGGCTGTCCGACCGTGAACAAGCCACGCTGAAACGGCTCCTCAAGAAGGTGCGCGACAATGTCGCATAG
- a CDS encoding efflux RND transporter periplasmic adaptor subunit, with amino-acid sequence MSHSQPLRLVALVAALLSGAAAQAQPGGGAPPVIAARAVEQEVMDSRSFVGTVVPVKRAVVGSAVAGRVVECPIEAGDRVERMAELAQLLTETISLEIASAEGELSLRQQQLAELENGTRPEEIKQALAKMQAAEARRDFLAARRDRLATIAKTRGAITEDELQEARANASEAEQIYLEAQAAHELAVAGPREEVIAQYRAQVQMQQAVVERLKDQRKKYTVTTKFDGYVVAKHTEIGAWLNQGDPVAEVVAIDEVDIDVKVGEQSLPFIRPGEPVQVVVPALPGPPLEGKILATVPQGDLRTRTFSVKVRLPNQITDDGPLLKPGMYARVTLPIGGRVVATMVPKDAIIHGGASPMLFAADATTGVGQTVKVRPVPVEMGVAEDGLTQVTGQLRPGEVVITHGNERLRPGQEVTITELDAPARGGASR; translated from the coding sequence ATGTCGCATAGCCAGCCCTTACGCTTGGTGGCCCTCGTGGCCGCGCTCTTGTCCGGGGCCGCTGCGCAAGCGCAGCCGGGCGGCGGCGCCCCGCCGGTGATCGCGGCCCGCGCCGTGGAGCAGGAAGTGATGGACTCGCGTTCGTTTGTCGGCACCGTGGTGCCGGTCAAACGCGCGGTGGTTGGCAGCGCAGTTGCCGGACGGGTCGTTGAGTGCCCTATCGAGGCCGGCGACCGTGTGGAACGGATGGCGGAACTCGCCCAGCTGCTCACCGAGACGATCTCGCTCGAGATCGCCTCCGCTGAGGGCGAGCTGTCGCTGCGTCAGCAGCAGCTGGCGGAGCTCGAGAACGGCACGCGTCCCGAAGAGATCAAACAGGCGCTCGCCAAGATGCAGGCGGCCGAGGCCCGCCGCGACTTCCTGGCCGCCCGACGCGACCGGCTGGCAACCATCGCCAAGACCCGCGGCGCGATCACCGAGGACGAGCTCCAGGAGGCCCGGGCCAACGCGTCCGAGGCGGAGCAGATCTACCTCGAGGCTCAGGCGGCGCACGAGCTGGCCGTGGCGGGGCCACGCGAAGAGGTCATCGCCCAGTACCGTGCGCAGGTGCAGATGCAGCAGGCGGTCGTGGAGCGTCTGAAGGACCAGCGCAAGAAGTACACGGTCACCACCAAGTTCGACGGGTACGTCGTGGCGAAGCACACCGAAATCGGCGCCTGGCTCAACCAGGGCGACCCGGTCGCCGAGGTAGTGGCGATCGACGAGGTCGACATCGACGTAAAGGTGGGCGAGCAGAGCCTGCCGTTCATCCGCCCCGGCGAACCGGTGCAGGTGGTCGTGCCGGCGCTCCCCGGCCCGCCGCTCGAGGGGAAGATCCTGGCCACCGTTCCGCAGGGCGACCTCCGCACGCGCACCTTCTCGGTCAAGGTGCGGCTGCCCAATCAGATCACCGACGACGGCCCGCTGCTGAAGCCCGGCATGTACGCCCGCGTCACGCTGCCGATCGGCGGGCGGGTGGTCGCCACGATGGTCCCCAAGGACGCCATCATCCACGGCGGCGCGTCGCCGATGCTGTTCGCGGCGGACGCGACCACCGGCGTCGGCCAGACCGTCAAGGTCCGGCCCGTGCCGGTCGAGATGGGGGTCGCCGAAGACGGGCTGACGCAGGTGACCGGCCAGCTGCGGCCCGGCGAGGTGGTGATCACGCACGGGAACGAGCGGCTGCGCCCGGGGCAGGAGGTGACGATCACCGAGCTAGACGCGCCGGCGCGCGGCGGAGCCAGCAGGTAG
- the pyrF gene encoding orotidine-5'-phosphate decarboxylase yields the protein MPHYADSLASLVREHKSPLVVGIDPRWDQLPDSLRQGDSLADRAEAYRRFSIGVIEAVAGVVPAVKPQAAFFEELGPAGMAALGDVIARARGNRLQVILDGKRNDIGSTAEAYARGMLGEASPWGADSVTVSPYLGDDSLAPFVTTAIERDAGLYVLVKTSNPGGALWQDKLIDGKPLYRHVGEHVEHLAEKTAGECGYGLVGAVVGATYPEQLSELRQAMPHTWFLVPGFGAQGGAAADVAGAFDASGLGAVVNSSRGVIFAYNRPEYAQFGQDRWQDAVQQAARDATAQLCDATPAGAL from the coding sequence GTGCCGCACTACGCCGATTCGCTCGCCAGCCTCGTCCGCGAACACAAGAGCCCGCTGGTGGTCGGCATCGACCCCCGCTGGGACCAGCTGCCCGACTCGCTCCGGCAGGGGGACTCGCTTGCCGATCGCGCCGAGGCGTACCGGCGGTTCTCGATCGGCGTCATCGAGGCGGTGGCCGGTGTGGTTCCCGCGGTGAAGCCCCAAGCGGCGTTCTTCGAAGAGCTCGGCCCGGCCGGCATGGCCGCGCTGGGCGACGTGATTGCCCGCGCCCGCGGCAACCGCCTGCAGGTGATCCTGGACGGCAAGCGGAACGACATCGGCTCCACCGCCGAAGCCTACGCCCGCGGCATGCTAGGGGAAGCCAGCCCGTGGGGCGCCGACTCGGTGACGGTCAGCCCGTACCTGGGCGACGACAGCCTCGCGCCGTTTGTCACTACCGCAATCGAGCGGGACGCGGGCCTGTACGTGCTGGTCAAGACCTCCAACCCCGGCGGCGCGCTGTGGCAGGACAAGCTGATCGACGGCAAGCCGTTGTACCGCCATGTGGGCGAGCACGTTGAGCACCTGGCGGAGAAGACCGCCGGCGAGTGCGGGTACGGGTTGGTCGGTGCGGTGGTCGGGGCGACCTACCCGGAGCAGCTCTCCGAGCTCCGTCAGGCGATGCCGCACACCTGGTTCCTGGTCCCGGGGTTCGGCGCCCAAGGGGGGGCCGCGGCGGACGTCGCCGGCGCGTTTGACGCGTCGGGGCTGGGCGCGGTGGTAAACAGCAGCCGCGGAGTGATCTTCGCCTACAACCGGCCCGAATACGCACAATTCGGGCAGGATCGCTGGCAGGACGCGGTCCAGCAAGCCGCGCGGGACGCGACGGCCCAGCTCTGCGACGCCACGCCGGCGGGCGCCCTGTAA
- a CDS encoding heavy metal translocating P-type ATPase, whose product MNATADPAEPAEPPAKTSVACDHCGLPVPKGLIEPHEKEQFCCQGCRTVYQVIHANGLERYYRLRDSVAAKPRRAAATTNRYLAFDSEEFLTHQTRSTAGGRRVAELRLEGVHCAACLWLVERLPGIVEGVADAKLSLRASLVRVTWDPTAVSLSRIAQTLDCLGYPAYPAAGVTALDVRRNEERKQLVRLGVAGALAGNSMLLALALYAGLFSGIESHFHLLFRWVSAGLGMVSLAWPGAVFFRGAWAAIAARRPSLDLPIALALTVGGVAGLANTLLDRGEIYFDSLSVLVFLLLVGRWFQARQQRRADEAVGLIFAFTPSTCRVVMGDEVVDRPVDSLAFGELVEVRSGDLIPADGAVESGESSVNQALLTGESHPAPVGPGQKVYAGAQNLGGVLRVRVIATGEESRVGGLMRLVDQGVREKPPIVQFADRVSGWFVAAVVVLSLATLLGWWAATGGAAAIDHTVALLIVACPCALGLATPLTMAMALGAAARRNMLVKDARAIERLAKSGRLLLDKTGTITAGRPVLKTWIGPSWLKAVVAAAERDSVHPVGAALRRAFCKEGVDDGAIVDQVVELGDGGLTARFEGRRLRIGCPSYFDRESFLTNDLWRRAAAEHQTLGQTVVLVALDEELIGLAALADQTRPDAAGALEQLASAGWRTSILSGDAADVVHGVAAEVGVPFEHACAGMSPEGKLEVVRRRGDAGGVTVMVGDGVNDAAALAAADVGVAVQGGAEASLAAADVYLAQSGLAPLVDLTDLARQAMRVVRRNLAISLGYNLLAVSLAAAGLITPLAAAVLMPISSATVLASAAAGLRGGR is encoded by the coding sequence CACGAAAAGGAGCAGTTCTGCTGCCAGGGCTGCCGCACGGTCTACCAGGTGATCCACGCCAACGGGCTGGAACGCTACTACCGGCTGCGAGACTCGGTCGCCGCTAAGCCCCGCCGGGCGGCGGCGACGACGAATCGCTACCTGGCGTTCGATTCCGAGGAGTTCCTCACGCACCAGACCCGGTCGACCGCCGGCGGCAGAAGGGTGGCGGAGCTGCGGCTGGAGGGCGTCCACTGCGCTGCCTGCCTGTGGCTGGTCGAGCGGCTCCCCGGCATTGTCGAGGGAGTGGCAGACGCGAAGCTGAGCCTGCGGGCGTCGCTGGTGCGGGTGACTTGGGACCCCACGGCCGTGAGCCTCTCTCGCATCGCCCAGACGCTTGACTGCCTCGGCTACCCCGCCTACCCGGCCGCCGGCGTGACCGCACTGGACGTTCGACGGAACGAGGAACGCAAGCAGCTGGTGCGACTAGGAGTCGCCGGCGCCCTGGCCGGCAACAGCATGCTGCTGGCGCTGGCGCTTTACGCCGGGCTCTTCTCCGGCATCGAGTCCCACTTCCACCTGCTGTTTCGGTGGGTGAGCGCCGGCCTGGGGATGGTGTCGTTGGCCTGGCCCGGCGCGGTGTTCTTCCGCGGCGCGTGGGCGGCGATTGCGGCGCGGCGGCCCAGCCTCGACCTCCCGATCGCCCTGGCGCTCACGGTGGGCGGCGTCGCTGGTCTGGCCAACACGCTGCTCGACCGCGGCGAGATCTACTTCGATTCGCTGTCGGTGCTGGTCTTCCTGCTGCTGGTCGGCCGTTGGTTCCAGGCGCGGCAGCAGCGGCGGGCCGACGAGGCGGTCGGGCTGATATTCGCCTTCACACCATCGACCTGCCGAGTAGTGATGGGCGACGAAGTCGTGGACCGGCCGGTCGACTCGCTCGCGTTCGGGGAGCTGGTGGAGGTCCGCTCGGGCGACCTGATCCCCGCCGACGGCGCCGTCGAATCGGGCGAGTCGAGCGTCAACCAGGCGCTGCTGACCGGCGAGTCGCACCCGGCGCCCGTCGGCCCGGGGCAGAAAGTCTACGCGGGCGCTCAGAACCTGGGGGGCGTGCTGCGGGTGCGCGTCATCGCCACCGGTGAGGAGTCCCGCGTCGGCGGGCTGATGCGGCTGGTCGACCAGGGCGTGCGCGAGAAACCGCCGATCGTCCAGTTCGCCGATCGTGTGTCGGGTTGGTTCGTTGCGGCGGTGGTCGTGTTGTCGCTCGCGACCCTGTTGGGGTGGTGGGCCGCGACGGGCGGCGCGGCCGCGATCGACCACACGGTCGCACTGCTGATTGTCGCCTGCCCCTGCGCACTGGGGCTCGCAACGCCGCTCACCATGGCGATGGCGCTCGGCGCCGCGGCCCGGCGGAACATGCTGGTGAAGGACGCGCGGGCCATCGAGCGGCTGGCAAAGAGTGGGCGGCTTCTGCTCGACAAGACCGGCACGATCACGGCGGGCCGGCCCGTGCTCAAAACCTGGATCGGCCCCAGTTGGCTTAAGGCGGTCGTGGCCGCTGCCGAGCGGGACTCGGTGCACCCGGTCGGCGCCGCGTTGCGTCGGGCGTTCTGCAAGGAGGGCGTCGATGACGGCGCGATTGTCGACCAGGTGGTCGAGTTAGGCGATGGCGGGCTGACCGCGCGGTTCGAGGGTAGGCGGCTGCGGATAGGCTGCCCCAGCTATTTCGACCGTGAGTCCTTCCTCACCAACGACCTCTGGCGCCGCGCCGCGGCAGAGCACCAGACGCTCGGGCAAACGGTGGTGCTAGTTGCGCTTGACGAAGAGCTCATCGGCCTGGCGGCGCTGGCCGATCAGACCCGGCCGGACGCCGCAGGTGCGCTCGAGCAGCTCGCGTCGGCCGGCTGGCGGACCAGCATCCTGTCGGGCGACGCGGCCGACGTGGTCCACGGTGTGGCCGCTGAGGTTGGGGTGCCATTCGAGCACGCGTGCGCGGGCATGTCGCCCGAGGGCAAACTGGAGGTGGTCCGCCGCCGTGGCGACGCGGGCGGCGTGACCGTGATGGTGGGCGACGGCGTCAACGACGCGGCCGCACTGGCGGCGGCCGATGTCGGCGTGGCGGTGCAGGGCGGGGCCGAGGCGTCGCTCGCGGCGGCGGACGTCTACCTGGCTCAGTCTGGTCTGGCGCCGCTGGTCGACCTGACCGACCTTGCTCGCCAGGCGATGCGGGTGGTCCGCAGGAATCTGGCGATCTCTCTGGGGTACAACCTCTTGGCGGTGTCGCTGGCCGCCGCCGGCCTGATCACGCCGCTGGCGGCCGCGGTGCTGATGCCGATCAGCTCCGCGACGGTGCTCGCGTCGGCCGCGGCTGGCCTCCGCGGGGGCCGGTGA